The Zalophus californianus isolate mZalCal1 chromosome X, mZalCal1.pri.v2, whole genome shotgun sequence genomic interval cccctcccctcgtacacatgcttgttctctctctctcaaataaatcttaaaaaaaaaaaaaggaaaaagaaatcggtaaaattaatttaaacaatACATTTTAGCTCACTCCAATGTGGCCAAAATATTGTCTCAACACAGAACTGATACGTAAACATTAATGAGATATCTGGCATCCTGTGTTTCATCTAGATTTTTGGGATCCAGTGTGGGTTCTATGCTCAGCGGTCCGATGGCCACATTCTGTGAACCAACAGCCACATGTGCTGGTGACTGCTCCACGGAACACTATCAGGAAAAGTGCCCCGATGGGTGGGgatcccccttcctccccaacagACACCTGCTGATAAACCTGCCACGAGGCACCTCGACACAGCTTTCTAGCACTTTGCCAAATGCAGAGCTCGAGAAGCTGGCAATTCTGACCCTGGCCCTGACCATCACCCCCCCCGCGGCACGGATACCAGATCCAGCACAGCAGTGTGTCACACTGGGCCCGGGCACGAGTCACCGCTgtacaaatacagagaaaaatgatCTCCACCTTGCAAAGGAAAGTAAATCCTGAATCCTTAGGAACTTAAGGGAAGACAGGGAAGCAACCAGATGCAGCTCACTGACAGATGggaattgggttttttgttttttaaagattttatttgagagagagagcatgagagagagggagaagcaggttccccgcggagcagagagcctgacatggggctcgatcccaggtccctgggatcatgacctgagccgaaggcagacgcttaactaagccacccgggcgccccatggGAATTAAGTCTTAATCAACTGGAATTTCTACCTTAACTGGAACTTTTCCACCTCCCTGTCCATAGCACTTAAGAATCTGCTTTAAGAActgcttatattttgttattaactgcagGAAATTGCAGATGAAATCCTCAGAGCACCAAGTAACTTCGAAACTCAGTTCTCTAAGTTTGGGCCCAGCTCTAGaccaatgaactttttttttttttctttaagattttaagtcctctctacacccaacgcggggctcgaactcacaacccggaggatcaagagtcgtgtgctccaccgacggagccagccaggcacccctagaccaATTAACTTTCTTTGTCGTTTGGTGGAGCGTAACTCTTTTCTTAACAGAGCCACTCCCAAGTGTGGCAATGCGGAGACTACGTAAACTCTTTCACTACTTCTCTCTGATGCAAGGCCACACACCGCAGCAGCAATCCTATCACCTAGCTGGTGTTTCCGCTACCTATACCAGGGACGAAACAACACATTAACTACACAAAAGCTTTTTAAGACTGTGCTATACCCTGCCACCACTGCTTCTAGCTTAAGCGTGCAGCGAAGGTCAACACCAGCACCCCTGTCCATGACCCTTCCTCCCTCGGCATCACTTTCGAGAACACTCTCATTATTCCTGCCATGCTTGATGAACAACAGCAGAGCGTGTAGGACCCAAGCACGAAGTGAATTCCAAATGTGCATTCTCCGTGGCTGTCCGGCTCATCACCCGGCAGAGTCACAACCGAGAGGAAGGTGGAAAATCAAAAATGGAGTACAAAAAAGAGCCCCTGTGCAGGAGGCAGGTGAGGCTGCAAAGAACTTTTTAGGAAGTGCGAGGAGGTCAAAGGGTAGAAGTTACTGGCAATCCGGGGCGCGCACCCTGGACCCGGGTGTCCCTAGGGAAGTGAGTGCAGGTGCCTGTGAAATGGGGCCGTTGGCACCAGCGCTCACCTCCTCTCTCGGGAGCCCTGAAGAGGCCAACCCGTACAGTGAGCGCGACGGCACTCTTCACTGACCTAGAGGGCTACCCTCTGGGGCGGGGGTTGGCACACATGGTCActggccagatagtaaatacctTAGCCCACACCCGTCACAGTGTTGACAGGTGGTGTCTACTACTGTCCATTCACTGTAGAACTCAAATGGATACCCAGCAGTAACGTAACCAGGTTTCCAAATGATCCTGACGTCAGTAGGATAACGTAAAGCCCTTCGGAAACCACACGACAGTCTAGTCCTCAGACCCAGTCGACAGCTGTAGAAACACAAACCACTCCTGTCTCCCTTCGGCTTCATTTCTCGAGAATGCTTCCTCTCCAAAGTAAGGACTTCCAATTCCTGCTGAGTCTCAAGAATGATGTAAGCATTCCTTCCACGTTCTTTGGGGGTCCTGATTCCTGGCTCTTGGCAACTGAGGAAGCAGACCCAGAGAGAGTGGGCCACGCTCAGAGCCAGATGATGCCTGCACCTGCCGACTCCTTGCCCACCCATGGCTTCTAGAGGCCCTTGGCTGCTCGCGGCCACTCGGACCTGACCCCGTCCACCTGGCAGCCTTGTCCAGGCACAACACGTGTGCCGAGCATGCCCTGTGGGCCGCCAGGGATGTGCTCCCTCGTGGGCGGGCCCACTTTCCTCCAGCTCTCAAAGAAGCCTGCAGCCCACGATGGGAAGTCACAATTCACCGCATTAGGGAAACAGAAGCCTGGCGAGAGAAAAGGGTTTGTGTTTCCAAAACTGCTCAGTGGGGGAAAGGTTTCTGTCCCGTGCACCCCACGCCACTTTGCTTTTCAACCACTGGATACATGCAACTGGGGGATTTCCTCTTTCCATCGCTGAATGACGTAcctcaaaaaaagggggggagaggcTCTGCACAAAGGTCTGTGGAACAGTACAATATGTTGAGAGAGTACGTGTTATATATGAACAGTAAGaccaaaaccacaaaaacaaaacttaaagcaGCTCTTCTGCCTTGTTAAGGAGGAGCAAAAAGCCTCAGaattaaacacaaaaacaaaaaaacccaggatGTTACCCAGAGATTAAAAGTAAGTCAGCATCTACAGATCAAAGAGACATTTGTTTTTTGAGACCTATTTTAAGCGAATACTCACTTTGTCTACACCAGCACTCAAaatgtaattcccctttttgttCCATTTCAAGGCAAAGATGGGGCCTTTATGCTGCCCTAAGGTGCTGGCCAGGTTGCCTGTCAGGTAAAGAAAGAACAGGCTGACTTCAAGGCCACGGTCGGCAGGTCGGCTCACTGCCAATCGCGTCGCGAGGCACGCCTCCCACCGCATGTGGGCGGGCCCGGCTCACCGTCTTCGGTCCATATCCGGGCGAAGCCGTCGTAGGAGCCTGTCGCCAACAGCGTCCCGTCGCTCTGCAggccagaaacacacacacacacaccgccaaTAGCTCGGTGTGAGCCAAGACGGCGCCTCGCCGGACCCCGGGGCTGGAGCAGCCTCGGCTCCCAGTGAAGACACTAACGGAGCCCCCGGGACCACGGGAGGCCCCACTGCTCTGAACTGGCGACCTACGGTGTTCTGCCACGACACGGGGCAGACGAGGAAAACGCACCGCACCCAGTCACCCCGCCGACGTCCCAAAACATGCCATCTGAAAAGTTACAGGGACACTTGGAGGCACTGACCACGGCTGTTAAAAATGCGTTTGCACACAGAGCGCAATCTGTGATGCAGACAAACGCTAAAGGAGTTCGGAAGGCCTGCGTGCTTCCCAAGGGTAAATGCCTGTAACACCCACCGCCCAAGCGGCGAGCCGGACGGTCCCTTTTCCTGGCTGCCTGTCCCCTCTCCGTCTCCTCAACCCTGGAACCACCGGGCTCATTTGCTCAGGGACCGAATGGGAGGCCCCCGAACACCCCGCTAGCTGTCTGCCCAACACAGCCTTGCTAGACGCTCTCACAACGGGAGAGAAGCCCCGGGGGGCAGCGGTGGTGGCTCACAGACCCGATGGCCCGCTGCCCTATGTCTGCGCCCCACGGAGCCTCGCTGGGGCGCCGGCCGAGTTGGAGCTGCTAACGCATCTGGGTGGTGGCAGGTGCTTACGTTCCAGTCCAGTGAGGTCACGTCTTTATTACTCGGCACGTCGTGTCCCCCTTCTCGTATACAGTGCCTCAACACGAGCTGCGTGGAGCCCCCATTGCTGTTCTCATTAAGGTTCCATATTCTTGCCGTTGAGTCTCCGGATCTGTAGAAGGAAAGCGCATGTGCATTCATTCGGCTTCCCGTTCAAGCGCAAACAAAGCCCGGCAGCCTTTCTCGGGCTGCCTGTGTCAGCTAGCTCTGGCCTGCGGCCTCGTCTCTTCTTAATCCCGCTCACTGGCTGTGTTTCTTGCCTCACCACTTTTtgttgcttttagtttttttttttttttttccaggtaggctccacacccaacgcgggtttgaactcacaaccttgagatcaagagtcacatgctctattgaatgagccagccaggcacccctttgcaATTTTAAGTATCTTTGCATTGCTCCCTACCCCACTGAGGACACAGGGCGGAGCAAGGGCTTCTTCATGACCTGGGAAGGAGGGCATCATGGGGAGTCCAAGGTCTTGGTCCACACACCAAGGAGAGGGGAGCATGTATTCCATAAGGCACAGTTTCAGAAAGGAGAGAACATCCCAGACGCCCCAGACCCTGGGGCACCCCCGGCCTGGCAACCTTACCCGGAAGCTAGGAGATCACTGACAGGGTTCCAGGCACAAATGAACACCTCAGACTCGTGGCCCCGAAGGACTGTGGCTTTGTTGGGTGGAATCTCAACGTCTCCATCTATTTCCATTGGTTTCGAATGATTATCTGTCACAGGAAACAGAAGACATGTGGCTAACCGGTGTATAAAGGAAGTAAGTTCTCGGCGCACCTGAGTGTTAGAGacaccttctttttattttttgttttcattttttaaaatttaaattcagtcagCCTGTTAATAGTATGTCATGGGTTTCAGGTATAGAGTTCAATACactatcagttgcatataacacctggtgctcatcccacgacatgccttccttaatgcccatcaccccgttaccccatcccccacccacctttcctccagcaaccctcagtttgtttcctggagttaagagtctctcatggctcatcttcCTCGCTGATgatttccccttcagttttccctcccttcccctaggatcctctgcattgtttcttatgttccacgtatgagtAAGACTATATAATCGTCTTGCTCTGATAGAGACATCTTTTTACGTGCTAGGTTAACATTACCTCTGACGATTTTAACTGTATCATGACTTTTGTGTAATTTAGTAAATGTATTACAGTTCTTTATTTCAACAGTCTCCAAATTTGATAGAGAAATACAAAGTTATTTATTCTGTATAACTAGGGCCACGCTAAGGTCTAACAACCACCACCATCGtgaggctggtggggggggggggcggtgggggaatGATGAGAGCTAGGTCGAGCCCAAAGGCCACACTATTCTCCAGACGGGATGAGACATCTTATCCGTGAGCACCTGTCTGAGGTATCACCTCTTTATCTGTGACGCGCACTCCCAGTGGGAGAGGCCACCACTCTTCCAGCGTGCCCACCACCCTGCACCCCCTGCCTGCAAACATCCTCGTACTCATGGGACTGGAGTgctctgttttttccttcttggAGCCACCTCGTATCAGACTTCTTACGCCAAGCAGAGCTGCCAGGCTCTCTAACCGAATAAGCCCGCCCTGGGTGACTCATGGGATCTGGGTTCTGAATTCCCGGGTAGGCCTGGTGACCGTGGAGACAAGCACACTAAATGCCACCCTTAAGAGAACCATTCCGGAAGGTGGCTGTTCTTCTCCCAAGTGGCAGGATACAGAAGATTCTTGAAGGTCAGGATGAACGATCACTTCGGACACCACAGTCTGGCCTCAGCCTGCCTTGTAGCAACATGACCACAAACTGTAGGTGGCCCCAGGCTTCAGGAAACAAAGTAAAAGTAAGGATGATGTGCCATGCCAGAGAGGAAGTAGGAGCGAGCCCTTGGGTGTGCTCCCTGGAGAGTGACAGGTAACCCACGGGCACCCACGAAATGAAGGCTATCTGTGTGTGAACGGCCAGTCTGCTTTAAGGCGTGTACCCGTCTCTATGCAGCTAAGTCccgttacattttcttttcttctttaaaggctccttgcccagcgtggagcccagtgcagggcttgaactcacaagcctgagatcaaaacctgagctgagatcaagagtcggatgcttaaatgactgagccacccacatgccccaacCATTAAGATTTTCTACCCCCCCCACCAGGTTTAAAAGAAATCAGTACAATTCAGAAGTCTGCAAAATTTCTGTCTTGGCAAACACAGATTTCTTGAAGTTCACCACTTACAAATTCATTTCTGTGATGGAAGACTAAGAAAACAATGACCCTTAGTTTCTTCCAGTTTCATTTTTGAGAACTTGAGGGTTGTATTGCTTGTGAGTGGATAGGCACTAAGCGATATGCGGCATGAGCTGCATGTTGTCTTCTTCCTTCCCCGCCCCATCCTCGGGACCTGGTTAACAGTGATGATGGAAGCTACATGTGTGAAGTCCTTCCATTTCTACGCTAGACTCATGGCCCATACGTCATCCCACTTATTAGAATCTGCATTAAGCCTGTCTGGGTTCCCCATCTGATGGCGGATCGGATTCTGTAGCCGAAGAGAATTCGTCACCCTGTGTCCATGGACGAGAAGCTGCCACAGCCTGGCTGCAAGCTGCAGCCTCACCTGGGGCGGCTGACCAGCGAGCCACACGTAAGTGAGCCACATGCGAGCGCACACAGTCACGTACACATACACATAGGTGTGTAACACACATCctgcatgtgcacgcacacaccgCATGCTTTCAATGTAGGCCCTGAAGCAGTCTTTGAGTTTATAAGCCACGTATCAGAGCGGAGTCCAGTTCTCTGGGTAGAGATTCAGGCGCTCTCATCAGCCACGTCCTTTAGGGCAATTACCTAACACAGACTAAGCGCCCAGCATTTGGGCAGGACCACATAAGGCCGCACCTGCTGTCTCCTGGGGCCCACTGCCCGCTCCATAAGCATGAGCTTGGCTAGTACAGCAAATGCCGGCCCAACGCGCTCCACACTGAAGGCCGGAGAGAAGACCAGGGGCCTCCACAAACGAAACCCTTTGATGTGGCACAGTAATCACACCGTACATCTTACTGTTAGAAAAAACGAGTTCTCTGAGCAGCACGACTTCCTAAAATCGAGGATGTGTGCGTGAAGGCTGCCACGTCTAAGGAATCCGATGAAAACAAAGCGTGAAGCTCTTCCCAGCAAACACGACGCCAACCCCAGGACTCCGAGAAATAGCCAGCAGAACCTGAAGAGTCTGCAACTCCCACGGACTCAGGAGAGAAACCGCCAGAAGCTCGCCCACTCCCAGAGCCCCGCACGTACTTATCGCGTGTGCTCCGTTCTCCTCCCCGTTCACCGTGGCCTCTCCGTTCTTTGGTGGGTGCTGCTGGGCCACGGCCGCCGGGGCTGCCGTGGCCGCCGTGGCCGCTGtggccgctgccgccgccgccgccacacTGGCCTGCTGCTGCTGAGCGAGCTTCTCCCGGAAGGCCTGCTGCCGCGTCTGCACCACGTCAGGCATCACAGCGTCGATCAGGGACAGGGACTCTATGGGGCGGCCGTCGAACACCGTGCCATCCtggggagagagccagagggagcGGCCGTCAGCTCCTGGGGCCCGGCGGCCTCTGCGCTCCAGGCCCGGCAGGTGCAGGGCCCAGAGTGATGCCCAGAGAGTCACGGCGGGCCAGGGCCAGGGGggcagagtggggggtgggggaggggggacggggtGACCAGGGATGCGGCTCAATGTCCTACAGGGCCCAGGCCGCCCCGCCACAAAGAATCATCTGGCCCCCACGTGTTGAGAGTGCCGAGTTTGAGAAGTCCTGCCCAGATGTTACGGTAAGTACAGAAAGTCTATGAACCACCACCCTCTTATGAGGGAGAGGCAGCTCTCTGGAAACCTCAAGACCAAATTAGAGATTTTGGCACCATTCAGGTTTGATTCCTTGTACGCGTATCCATGTGACTCAATAAAATATCCATCTGCTGCCATTGGGGTTCAGGGTGTAGACTAAATGCAGCCGTGAAATATGGGCCACAGCATTGCTCAGTCCCCATGAGTGTTTTTTCAACTAGGTTTGATTCTCTGGCTTCTATCTGCAATGAAAAAATTCCCATACACACTGAACACAGGAGGAAGTTCTTAGAAATCGTTCCAAATATCAGAGTCAGACATTAAGTCAGTGCTTCTGGGTTGTGGCTGCTGAATGTGCAAACACGTTTTTGCATATTCTGAACTTCAATTACTTCAGAAATTAGGAAGAAGTGAACGTCAGGACTTTCAGCTGGACACGATCGAAATGACACGTGACCCCAGCTGACTTCTGACTatcatacaatattgtatttGAAAGCAAGGAAACAATAGGAAACCCTGGAAAATGTGTAAGCAAGTAGCCAGTCACCTCGTTGGCCACCTTCACGGTTGGGTTCTGGCCACGGCATGGCCAATGTTGACCAAGCGGTCAGCACGCTTCCCTACCACCTTCTTCATAGAGTCACGCCTCAAATGGACAACTACTCGGCAGGAAGTAGAAACTGCCCAGAATAACGAAAACACCTCCCAGTTTAAACTCTGGAAGCATGCTGTCCCTCTGTTCAGGGACCACAAACTGAAGTCACAAATGAGGTGCCCTTTTATTCATCTCCAGACATGCTAGAACTTGGAAGTGAGGAAGAGACGCCACGAGGGCTTCTCGACAGACCGAAAACATGGAAACCGGGGGACGGAAACATCGAGTGGCAGCATCACAGGATCTGAGAGCTGATTGGGGCGGGGGGGCCCTCTGGCACACGCGCTCCTATCCCATTTAACTGTTTTGTGGAAAAGAGAGACCAGACGGGGCCTCAAGGAGCTGGTGGAACATGGCCTCCAGGCACCCAATccgagaggaggaaggaggagagggccACTCAGGGAGGAACGGCACAGGACAGGCAGAAATTCGGGTGTTTTTCAAAGATGTGGGTTTTCGGAAACAGGTGGAGGAACACGGGTGGCCGAGTACAGGATGTATTTCTTTTGTAGGTTTTTAAAAGCTACAGAGAACGCAGAATAAGACACGCTTGTAAGGAGCAGGTCCGTTCCAAGCGAGGGAGCGTGGAAGGAATCCAGCAGACGGGCCACGGGTGGCGTGGCCGTGACTGGTTTCCGAGCTGTTCCACGGTTGCCGGGCTCCGCTGGTGGGGAGTCCAGGCCACCGGCCCGTGCCGCGGGTGCGCACGTACCTCGTTGATGCTGATCTCGGCCTCCACATACTGCAGTCCCTTCTGCAGGATAGAGATGAGAGCAGCCGGCGGCACCAGCGTCCCGTTGATATTGGACTGGCTGATGTGGCTCTCGATGCCGAACGTGAACGCCGAGTGGGAAAAACCTGCAGCGAGagacgggggggcggggggggggcataGGCTTTCGTGAGGCCCAGCCACGGAGAGCCGACAGCGGCTGTACAGATTGCAGATGCTCGGGAAtagccgggcggggggggggggggggggggcggggagcggggggcATGGGCCGGCCAGCTCCGGTGTGGGGCGAAGCGGCACCAACGGGCAGGGAGACAGAAGCAATGCAGCGGCCCCAGACCTGCGTGCAGGGGACGGAAACAGCTTTAGAGGTGGggctgttttgttgttattgacaGCAAAACGGAGCATAATCTGCCCTGGAtaattgtttcctctttttttttaaatatttatttatttgacagagaaagagagagaaagcacagaaaggggagtgtcagagggagaagcaggcatcctcgccgagcagggagcccgatgtggggctcgatcccaggaccccgggatcatgacccgagccacgCAGACGCTTCAtcgcctgagccccccaggagccccctgggGAAATGTTTCCGTTGCAGAAGTGCAACTCTGGGCTTTCTCCCTGTGTTGCCGTCACTCGTTTCAGAGCTCCCGGCTTTGGTCTCTTGAGCGTCCCCCGGCCCAGCCGCAGTGCACATAGGGCGCCTTTCTGGAGGCCGGGCTCCGAGCGCTCACGGCAGGCGGGGGGCGAAGGCACCGCACAGCCAAATATCCGAAGTAGAAGAGACCATTCTGGACCCAGTGGGGTGGCTTGAGTCAATTTATCTAATAATCGGTAACTTTCCCTTGGCTATGGGATGCTGGCTCCTCCCCGTCCCTCCCTCAGCACTCGTCAGGGTGGTTACCGCGTGTACAGAACAATGCCTACTTCCAGAAAGGGAGGTGGCGGGACAGGGCAGGGGGTAAGAGGTGCTGGGGACCCCTGGGGGGTCCGAAGGCGATCGGGAACCTGCTGTGGCCACCGCTTCCTCAAGCAGAGTAAGGGGGCACCCTATGGCGGAGCTCCCGGCTGCTGCAGATCTTCCCTGCAAGGGGGCAGCCCAGTCCGCTGGGGGTACCGTCCCCTTGCTCGGTCTGGGGTGGCCAGGGGTGCCCGGGAGCTGGGAAGTCTTGTGGAGTGCAGGCCTTGCGAGTAACAGGGGCCCCTATGCTTGGCTCCCTGCCTGGAGGTGGAGTGGGGCCAAAGGCACTCCCACCGTGGGGCTCTGAACTCTCTTACCGTGTACACTGGCCATTCATCAGGCAAAAGGGAAGGCAGCGGGAGTTCTGGGGGTGAACCCTCCAGCTGCCTTGCCAGGACGTTCTGCCCATTGTGCAGCGAGAATCTGCTCGTCCCACAAGGCTGGACTGCTCTGACCAGTCTTGGGGTTACCCCTTCAGCTCTGCCAGCCCCCCCATTTGTAAGGGGGGATCCCTCAAATCCCGCTCCCTGGGGGTCTCCTCCATGAGCACCTGCCCATCACCGCTGGCTCATCCTACATGCTCGTGGGCCGCACAGGGCTCCCCGGGGGGGGTCCCCGCTACTGGCCTGCACACGGCCTCCCACACTCATGCTGCTAGCACCCCACCTTCAGAAGCCAGACCCACAGGGGCATGGCACAGGCCCCGCCTTCCAGCATTTCCACATCGCggctctctgccttccccagagCAAAATACAACCAGCCGATGCAATAAACGCAGCGCTCAGCAGATGGGAATGTTCCTCCGTGAAAGGAGCTTTCCGGGTTtacattttcctctccttttcccccatcGACTTTCTGCTGCTCCTCAATCACCCATTCATCCCCCAGTGCCTGATtataaggaatatataaaatacGTCCTTTATTTATTTCGAGTCCTGTGCCAGCCACGGTGACTTACAACAGGCTGCAGGTCCCTTCCCAAACCGCACATGCCTACGAACGCCGCACAGGCCCGCCTCCGAGGCTCCCCCACCATCTCCAGCCTCTGAGGGTCAGAGGCCAAGGCCCtctccacccgcctcccctctgcctTCGACCTTGCCCTCCATCTCAGACCTTTTCCCCTACCCCTAGGGCCAAGCTGGAACCACCACCCCGTGTTACCCAGTGACTCTTCCCTGGACCTGCGCATGGCGGCTTCCTTACTCTTCGTGCCTGCTGACCCCACTCCCCACTCTCGgggcccccacctcctcctccatctgtggaccgccccctccccaggggcgAACAGGGCGGAACACTGACTTCCATAGCCGTTTCCTGTTTCCTGGTATCTTTCCAAAGTCCACCACGGGGCCACACCCACCGCAGGACTCATAAAAATAACAGGCAGCCCTTACTTACCCGGCGCCTGCTCGGGGCCAGCACTGCCCCACGCCCTTGCCACGACCTCGCTGCCACGACctcccccaccctgggcctccGCCACCCTGACTGCGACGTCCCCTTCTATCAGGCAGGTCTCGAGCACCCTGGGTGCTCAGGCTGACATCCGAAGCCAGGCAGCGGGACGCCACTCTCAGCCCACCAGGCGACTCCACTGAGAACCGTCCACGGAAGCCACCAGCGGAGCCCCGCGCCGACAGCCAACACGGGCACCGGCCGACTCGGGCACCAACAGCCGACACGGGCGCCGACCGCCGACGCGGGCGCTGACAGCCGACACGGGCAATGAGAGCCAACACGGGAGCCAGCTGACTCGGGCACCGACAGCCGACACGGGCGCCGACCGCCGACTCGGGCACCGACAGCCGACACGGGTGCCGACAGCCGACTCGGGCTCTGACCGCCGACACGGGCAATGAGAGCCAACACGGGCACCGGCCGACTCGGGCTCCTGCAGGGGAGGCGTCCCTCCGGGTGACTCa includes:
- the TBL1X gene encoding F-box-like/WD repeat-containing protein TBL1X isoform X2; the protein is MSITSDEVNFLVYRYLQESGFSHSAFTFGIESHISQSNINGTLVPPAALISILQKGLQYVEAEISINEDGTVFDGRPIESLSLIDAVMPDVVQTRQQAFREKLAQQQQASVAAAAAAATAATAATAAPAAVAQQHPPKNGEATVNGEENGAHAINNHSKPMEIDGDVEIPPNKATVLRGHESEVFICAWNPVSDLLASGSGDSTARIWNLNENSNGGSTQLVLRHCIREGGHDVPSNKDVTSLDWNSDGTLLATGSYDGFARIWTEDGNLASTLGQHKGPIFALKWNKKGNYILSAGVDKTTIIWDAHTGEAKQQFPFHSAPALDVDWQNNTTFASCSTDMCIHVCRLGCDRPVKTFQGHTNEVNAIKWDPSGMLLASCSDDMTLKIWSMKQDTCVHDLQAHSKEIYTIKWSPTGPATSNPNSNIMLASASFDSTVRLWDVERGVCIHTLTKHQEPVYSVAFSPDGKYLASGSFDKCVHIWNTQSGSLVHSYRGTGGIFEVCWNARGDKVGASASDGSVCVLDLRK
- the TBL1X gene encoding F-box-like/WD repeat-containing protein TBL1X isoform X1, whose translation is MNPYSRPRGRNKQKDSPGKREAGFSHSAFTFGIESHISQSNINGTLVPPAALISILQKGLQYVEAEISINEDGTVFDGRPIESLSLIDAVMPDVVQTRQQAFREKLAQQQQASVAAAAAAATAATAATAAPAAVAQQHPPKNGEATVNGEENGAHAINNHSKPMEIDGDVEIPPNKATVLRGHESEVFICAWNPVSDLLASGSGDSTARIWNLNENSNGGSTQLVLRHCIREGGHDVPSNKDVTSLDWNSDGTLLATGSYDGFARIWTEDGNLASTLGQHKGPIFALKWNKKGNYILSAGVDKTTIIWDAHTGEAKQQFPFHSAPALDVDWQNNTTFASCSTDMCIHVCRLGCDRPVKTFQGHTNEVNAIKWDPSGMLLASCSDDMTLKIWSMKQDTCVHDLQAHSKEIYTIKWSPTGPATSNPNSNIMLASASFDSTVRLWDVERGVCIHTLTKHQEPVYSVAFSPDGKYLASGSFDKCVHIWNTQSGSLVHSYRGTGGIFEVCWNARGDKVGASASDGSVCVLDLRK